Proteins encoded within one genomic window of Lates calcarifer isolate ASB-BC8 unplaced genomic scaffold, TLL_Latcal_v3 scaffold_43_93, whole genome shotgun sequence:
- the mlpha gene encoding melanophilin a isoform X1, producing MERKLDLSRLTDEEAKHVWEVIQRDFNLRKKEEERLGELKTKIEKEDTKRELLGCQSNVSDSLCIRCLQPFKFLVNSKRQCLDCHLYTCKSCSRYNKKEHGWVCDNCRMTRVLKMGTLGWYHDNVRNRFKRFGSAKVMRSLYKRLNGDGGRDDDTQSMPDVRSHMYNGAEDDPGEAEAQRYKVMRKSKRLLSVHPMDFDSEEYLPHSRRPSVQQMQEDRYYRNDVDYDPYNHRPNRRKSLDRYAMRPDDYGESRMVRTRSLSKISSSVARQQYVDTSDEDEYQRYPPMYQQPPHRRKNSRASSQENLGQAPPINELNKRMSAIESLLSRLEEKMTPADESPPPSGQNEEEKLRRKLSELAGNLSDKGPSSDEEAGRKPFSLGKGVGGVRGGPALNLSSVRDKELSSSSDEMPTEAQKRSAAAALCDLTTEVLRTINATENAMVEFGFSEPTDRSHLAGTDVKQADDAFRELEENVYITAGQSYELESKLRKLEQSAKNRFGGTTDSELSELEDVVALTAARVQSAESEVSDIESKIAALSAVGSKKKVSGSHQRKKSTQDFPKTNGAQWKSNNIY from the exons ATGGAGCGTAAACTGGATCTTTCCCGTCTGACGGATGAAGAAGCCAAACACGTCTGGGAGGTGATTCAACGAGACTTTAACCTCCgcaagaaagaagaggagagactcGG GGAGCTGAAGACTAAGATTGAGAAGGAGGACACAAAGCGAGAGCTGCTGGGCTGTCAGAGCAACGTGTCCGACTCACTGTGTATCCGCTGCCTGCAGCCATTCAAGTTCCTGGTCAACAGCAAACGCCAGTGTCTGGACTGTCACCTGTACACCTGCAAGTCCTGCAGCCGCTACAACAAGAAGGAGCACGGCTGGGTGTGTGACAACTGCCGCATGAccag AGTGTTGAAGATGGGGACTCTGGGTTGGTACCACGACAATGTCAGAAACCGATTCAAACGCTTCGGCAGCGCTAAAGTCATGAGGTCACTGTACAAGAGGCTGAACGGAGACG GTGGTCGTGATGACGACACTCAGAGTATGCCAGACGTTCGCAGCC ACATGTATAACGGTGCCGAGGACGACCCCGGAGAGGCCGAGGCTCAGCGCTACAAAGTG ATGAGGAAGAGTAAACGTCTGCTGTCCGTTCATCCCATGGACTTCGACTCAGAGGAGTATCTCCCTCATTCACGACGACCGTCTGTCCAG cagatGCAGGAGGATCGGTATTACAGGAACGACGTAGACTACGACCCGTACAACCACCGCCCCAACCGCAGGAAGAGTCTGGACCGATACGCCATGAGACCTG ATGACTACGGCGAGAGCAGGATGGTTCGGACTCGCTCTCTGTCTAAGATCAGCTCGTCGGTTGCTCGGCAGCAGTACGTCGACACCTCTGACGAGGACGAGTACCAGAGGTACCCCCCCATGTACCAACAGCCCCCCCACCGCCGCAAAAACAGCAGAGCATCTTCCCAGGAGAACCTGGGACAAGCCCCCCCC ATTAACGAGCTGAACAAACGAATGTCGGCCATCGAGAGTCTGCTGAGTCgtctggaggagaagatgacgCCGGCCGACGAG TCGCCGCCTCCGTCGGGTCAGAACGAGGAGGAGAAGCTGAGGAGAAAGCTGAGCGAGTTGGCGGGGAACCTGAGCGATAAGGGTCCGTCGTCGGACGAGGAGGCCGGGAGGAAGCCCTTCTCTCTGGGTAAAGGTGTGGGCGGAGTCAGGGGCGGCCCCGCCCTCAACCTGAGCTCTGTGAGGGACAAAGAGCTGAGCTCGTCCAGCGACGAGATGCCCACCGAGGCTCAGAAG AGATCAGCTGCTGCCGCCCTCTGTGACCTCACCACTGAGGTCCTGAGAACCATTAATGCCACAGAAAACGCAATGGTCGAGTTCGGCTTCTCAGAGCCGACCGACCGGTCCCACTTAGCAGGGACTGACGTAAAGCAAGCAGATGATGCTTTCAGGGAACTTGAGGAAAAT GTGTACATCACGGCTGGTCAGTCGTACGAGCTGGAGTCGAAGCTTCGGAAGCTCGAGCAGAGCGCCAAGAACCGGTTTGGAGGGACGACCGACTCCGAGCTGTCGGAGCTGGAGGACGTGGTGGCTCTGACCGCTGCCAGAGTCCAGAGCGCCGAGAGCGAG GTTTCAGACATCGAGAGTAAGATCGCTGCTCTGAGCGCCGTTGGGTCAAAGAAGAAG GTTTCTGGATCTCATCAGAGAAAAAAGTCAACACAGGATTTTCCCA agaCAAACGGAGCTCAGTGGAAATCTAACAACATCTACTGA
- the mlpha gene encoding melanophilin a isoform X2 encodes MERKLDLSRLTDEEAKHVWEVIQRDFNLRKKEEERLGELKTKIEKEDTKRELLGCQSNVSDSLCIRCLQPFKFLVNSKRQCLDCHLYTCKSCSRYNKKEHGWVCDNCRMTRVLKMGTLGWYHDNVRNRFKRFGSAKVMRSLYKRLNGDGGRDDDTQSMPDVRSHMYNGAEDDPGEAEAQRYKVMRKSKRLLSVHPMDFDSEEYLPHSRRPSVQQMQEDRYYRNDVDYDPYNHRPNRRKSLDRYAMRPDDYGESRMVRTRSLSKISSSVARQQYVDTSDEDEYQRYPPMYQQPPHRRKNSRASSQENLGQAPPINELNKRMSAIESLLSRLEEKMTPADESPPPSGQNEEEKLRRKLSELAGNLSDKGPSSDEEAGRKPFSLGKGVGGVRGGPALNLSSVRDKELSSSSDEMPTEAQKVYITAGQSYELESKLRKLEQSAKNRFGGTTDSELSELEDVVALTAARVQSAESEVSDIESKIAALSAVGSKKKVSGSHQRKKSTQDFPKTNGAQWKSNNIY; translated from the exons ATGGAGCGTAAACTGGATCTTTCCCGTCTGACGGATGAAGAAGCCAAACACGTCTGGGAGGTGATTCAACGAGACTTTAACCTCCgcaagaaagaagaggagagactcGG GGAGCTGAAGACTAAGATTGAGAAGGAGGACACAAAGCGAGAGCTGCTGGGCTGTCAGAGCAACGTGTCCGACTCACTGTGTATCCGCTGCCTGCAGCCATTCAAGTTCCTGGTCAACAGCAAACGCCAGTGTCTGGACTGTCACCTGTACACCTGCAAGTCCTGCAGCCGCTACAACAAGAAGGAGCACGGCTGGGTGTGTGACAACTGCCGCATGAccag AGTGTTGAAGATGGGGACTCTGGGTTGGTACCACGACAATGTCAGAAACCGATTCAAACGCTTCGGCAGCGCTAAAGTCATGAGGTCACTGTACAAGAGGCTGAACGGAGACG GTGGTCGTGATGACGACACTCAGAGTATGCCAGACGTTCGCAGCC ACATGTATAACGGTGCCGAGGACGACCCCGGAGAGGCCGAGGCTCAGCGCTACAAAGTG ATGAGGAAGAGTAAACGTCTGCTGTCCGTTCATCCCATGGACTTCGACTCAGAGGAGTATCTCCCTCATTCACGACGACCGTCTGTCCAG cagatGCAGGAGGATCGGTATTACAGGAACGACGTAGACTACGACCCGTACAACCACCGCCCCAACCGCAGGAAGAGTCTGGACCGATACGCCATGAGACCTG ATGACTACGGCGAGAGCAGGATGGTTCGGACTCGCTCTCTGTCTAAGATCAGCTCGTCGGTTGCTCGGCAGCAGTACGTCGACACCTCTGACGAGGACGAGTACCAGAGGTACCCCCCCATGTACCAACAGCCCCCCCACCGCCGCAAAAACAGCAGAGCATCTTCCCAGGAGAACCTGGGACAAGCCCCCCCC ATTAACGAGCTGAACAAACGAATGTCGGCCATCGAGAGTCTGCTGAGTCgtctggaggagaagatgacgCCGGCCGACGAG TCGCCGCCTCCGTCGGGTCAGAACGAGGAGGAGAAGCTGAGGAGAAAGCTGAGCGAGTTGGCGGGGAACCTGAGCGATAAGGGTCCGTCGTCGGACGAGGAGGCCGGGAGGAAGCCCTTCTCTCTGGGTAAAGGTGTGGGCGGAGTCAGGGGCGGCCCCGCCCTCAACCTGAGCTCTGTGAGGGACAAAGAGCTGAGCTCGTCCAGCGACGAGATGCCCACCGAGGCTCAGAAG GTGTACATCACGGCTGGTCAGTCGTACGAGCTGGAGTCGAAGCTTCGGAAGCTCGAGCAGAGCGCCAAGAACCGGTTTGGAGGGACGACCGACTCCGAGCTGTCGGAGCTGGAGGACGTGGTGGCTCTGACCGCTGCCAGAGTCCAGAGCGCCGAGAGCGAG GTTTCAGACATCGAGAGTAAGATCGCTGCTCTGAGCGCCGTTGGGTCAAAGAAGAAG GTTTCTGGATCTCATCAGAGAAAAAAGTCAACACAGGATTTTCCCA agaCAAACGGAGCTCAGTGGAAATCTAACAACATCTACTGA